From the genome of Cydia pomonella isolate Wapato2018A chromosome 1, ilCydPomo1, whole genome shotgun sequence:
AGGTTattcaaaaaaatttaataaagtaaatCCAAACAAATCAGCCGTAACGAAAAAGTGCTTAAATGTCTAACTTTACAAGAACAAAATAGTGTTTGCTTATTCAAAAACACTGAAGGCAAAGAAGTCCTTGGTTGTCATGTGCACATTCCGCTACAACAGGATGGAATTCTTCACGCTGTCTAGCCATCGGTTCGAAACGGTAGGGTCAGATAACGTGCACAATAGTTATTGCACATTTTCTATAACCTCCGACAGAACATAAGAAACATTCACTAGGTGTGCTTGTGATACTACACATGCATATAGCCAGAACCCTAATATATTTGCGGTGCCCCGACACTACCAGCAGTTCACAATTTATCAAAAACTATATTGAAGTACGAAATCTCGCAATCTTTTCATGAGCCCAGTCCGGAGTACTCGGTTATTGCCATAACCAGAGTCATCAATACAGGTAGCTTATTGTTAGGATGGCGAGGGAGCACGCCCGCAGAGTAGTGGACGTTCTGTCCGCCTGAACGCGATTTGCTCAATTGTTCATGCTACGTTAACGGCGAATTATCCAGCAAACGCCTAGCGTGCGAACGTGCTTTTAGGCAGTTAGCTTACCCACGTGGAACTTACTTATCTATACGCTTAGCAGGTCTACTGAGCAATTATTTTTCAACGAGCTTTCTGAGATGATAAAGCCACTTTTGTGTATCATATAAGTTTACTCATAAAATTTCACGCGTAGCGTTTTTATGACCCGCCGACGAAGGACCTATGGTCTCAAAGTCCGACCGACACATTGTCCTCTTCAAGCATGTGTACTCTATAATACTAATAGTTATATCTACCACATCAATTAATATTGTACACGTTAAGTTAAAAGTTCTTATATCAAATCTGGGTTTAAGATATCACATGTTTTGGACTGCCGCCGTCCACACTTCACGATCACTCCCCGATATTAAGAACGGTAGAAAAGCTAATACGTAACGGATTTGTCAAATCAACGTCATCATACGTAAATGGAGCAATAATTTAATACTACCAAAATTGGGATCAAGGTAACAAAATAGAATACCAAAACACGATAGCGCACGTAAAGTCTTCACTTTCGCAGTCTCACAAGTTTCGCAAGTTAATTGTCTTTTGTCGACCTGCaagttttgtttaatttaactgGTCCATAGATCACAATCACTGGAATTATACGTGTATAGGTTcatcgtcgtcgtcgtcgtcggtGCGGCGGTCGAGCGAGGGCTCCCTCGAGgaccgcggcggcggcgcggggctGCCAGGGTCCACATCGGGCGAGGGCGTGCGACGCGCCTGCGCGTAGTAGCCGAGCGCGCCCAGCGCGGGCGCTCCCAGCGCGCCCAGGTGCGCGGACGGGCCCGGCAGCCCGAGCCCCAGTGGCGGCACCGACCCTAGCGGCGCTCCCGGGTATAACCTGACACAAAATGTTTACATTATACACCCTTTCAACGGATGGAAAAGATGACATCTCGATATCTCTTCCTTTGATAACATAGAGTCAGTCTGTGTATTTCTAAAACTTAAAAGGTGCTCTAACATTTTACGTTCTAGACACGTTAGTCAACACTTTGTGAGTACTAATCGGAAACACGATAATGTAGGCGGTAGGTATTCGTCTGTCCCAAGTCACCATCGGGAGCTTCCTGTCTGTAAGTCTACAGCCAATAAAATAACTACGCTAAATtcgaaaaagaaaataaatgtgacCTTATTTAGTTTGTAACacccttaataaaataaatatataataaatcatttttatttcaggcaagcaCCCATGTAAAACACAACtagtaaaaaacacaaaaaatatattaaagtaaaatGACACAAAAGTGTAAAAGACAAACAAAACCAAATCATGAAGTtttcaatattacactttaatttTAGTATTCTTTTAGTAACATCTATTTTACTAAaagagtaatatttttaccctGCTTCATgctattttgtttgtattaatcTATCCAAAGTAAGCGTAGTTCTGTTCGTACAGTTTATAGTCAGAAAATGTTGGTGTAAGTAATGAGTGTAAGTCATATTGGCCTTACGATATCGGGCAGGAGTAATATATGTAACATATGAtacctatgaggtacagaagaTTACggccaaagaatctggaacttcctggatttAATGGGAATTAGTAATGAACTataaagggccgtcacaatagatcactgtttggtcgacgtggcactcaaatgCCCGcaaaaccccaataataataataatgtataacaTATGTGTATTTCTGAATTTATCTATTCATCAAATTGTGCATTAAGGATCCTACATCCGAGGTCGGATCGGTCAACGTGAAAACGCTCTAATGAGAAAAAGAATTCGTAAATAGTAGTCTGGTTACCGGTAAGGCAGCGGTTTCTGCAGCGTGTTggcggaggcggcggcggcggcagtgGCGGCGGCCTGCCGGTAGTACAGGTCGGCGGCCGGCGCCGGCTGCGCGGGGTACGCCGGCACGCCGGCCCAGTACCCGCCGTACAGCCGCTGGAAGGCAGCGTAGTTGCCCGCCTCCGCCAGCAGCTCCAGCCCTACCGCCGTTTGACGCTTCCATTTCGTCCTGaggacaacaaaaaaaaaaccagttattaaattttcttttctaCTGGGTAGAGCACTAAGGGTGAGCATTCATATTGTTTTCGATCATTACTTAAACTTTTGTTGTATAGTATGTTTGTCAGTTAACTATTGTAATGAATTTAGATCGAAgatgacggtttttttttaagttaaagaGAGTTGTTCCGATATTTGAACATTTCAGTCTACAACAATACATTCACGGTCCATTAACATTTCAAATAAATCGATTCGGAACGCCGTGCGAATCCCACAAGAAATTACATAAAAACGATTTATGCCACATTACGAACTTAAATTGACTCTAAAATTCTGTAAACTGTCGTATACGAACCCCTAAAGCGATAGATCACTAACCCTAGCCGTGACCCCAATCGTCATCAAATTTGTCACAGGCCACTCGAGAGCACAATGAAGATGCCGCAATGAaatgagtaataaaaaatataaataaaataataaatttgacaAAACGTCTTGGGCACTCATGCGTTCGTCGGAGCGTGGTCGagtttaatttgatttatttgattCGGTAGGAAAGGGTGCGCtagtatattattatacattaacGCGTTATTGCGACGGGGACAAATGTCATTTTTAGATCTCTTTTATGTGAACAACCTAAAAAGCAATTCCAAGGAAACTTTCGAAAGATAAACTGCCAACTGCTTACTAAGTAGCTAGATGGGTATTCGCAAAGGGTAACTGACTACCTTGTCctcataaatatttcatttgtctATATCTTATTTAAACGCAAAATATTTAGTATTGATATAACTATACTACCGTAGAGAGTGTAACAAAGTATAATATAGGTAGCTTTGTAAGCAGCATTATTAGTTTTGaagttcaaattaaaatagACAAGACAATAGATTGTAGTTATAGACACTAAGGATTAATTTTATACCAACTAGCAAACAAA
Proteins encoded in this window:
- the LOC133523425 gene encoding homeobox protein B-H1-like — its product is MTVQRDEREARAPRTRFMITDILDAAPRDLSAHRDSDSDRSATDSPGVKDDSDDISSKSCGGDSSSLAKKQRKARTAFTDHQLQTLEKSFERQKYLSVQDRMELAAKLGLTDTQVKTWYQNRRTKWKRQTAVGLELLAEAGNYAAFQRLYGGYWAGVPAYPAQPAPAADLYYRQAAATAAAAASANTLQKPLPYRLYPGAPLGSVPPLGLGLPGPSAHLGALGAPALGALGYYAQARRTPSPDVDPGSPAPPPRSSREPSLDRRTDDDDDDEPIHV